In Acidobacteriota bacterium, a single genomic region encodes these proteins:
- a CDS encoding 4-hydroxybutyrate CoA-transferase translates to MIMTSADDAIGRIRSGQRIFVHGGVATPLALVDALVAQRERLRNVELIHLHTEGPAEYANPEYAESFRVANLFVGPNMRGRLRDGVDYLPCFLSEIPQLFRSGRRRVDVALIQVSPPDASGFCSLGTSVDVVRAALDVASLVIAQVNSQMPRVHGDGFVHVDRLDAMVEHEAPIPVVQPRHVGPMEHAIGRHVASLIEDGATLQMGIGAVPDAVLAALGHHRHLGVHTEMWSDGLLPLLDSGVVDNSLKARHRRRTVAGFVMGTKAVYDYIDDNPSVVLLDIGYVNDPAVIARNPKVTAINSAVEVDLSGQVCADSVGSNIISGVGGQMDFIRGASLSEGGKPIIALPSKTKNGTSRIVSRLNPGAGVVTTRAHVHFVVTEYGVADLYGKTLDERARSLTAIAAPEHREDLERAGHAHWT, encoded by the coding sequence ATGATTATGACTTCGGCAGACGATGCAATCGGGCGAATCCGCTCGGGTCAGCGGATCTTCGTACACGGCGGAGTCGCGACACCTCTCGCGCTCGTCGACGCCCTGGTGGCCCAGCGAGAACGACTTCGTAACGTGGAGTTGATCCATCTCCACACCGAGGGACCGGCGGAGTACGCCAACCCCGAGTACGCGGAGAGTTTCCGGGTAGCCAATCTGTTCGTCGGCCCGAATATGCGCGGGCGACTTCGCGATGGCGTGGACTACCTCCCCTGTTTCCTCTCCGAGATCCCTCAGCTGTTTCGCTCCGGCCGTCGGCGGGTCGATGTAGCGCTGATTCAGGTGTCGCCTCCGGATGCCAGTGGGTTTTGCTCGCTTGGCACCAGCGTGGATGTCGTACGCGCCGCGCTGGACGTCGCCTCGTTGGTGATCGCCCAGGTGAATTCGCAGATGCCCCGGGTCCACGGCGACGGGTTCGTACATGTCGATCGACTGGACGCGATGGTCGAGCACGAGGCTCCGATACCGGTCGTCCAGCCGCGCCACGTGGGTCCGATGGAGCATGCCATCGGGCGTCACGTCGCATCGCTCATCGAGGACGGCGCGACGCTACAGATGGGGATCGGAGCCGTGCCGGATGCCGTTCTGGCCGCCCTCGGTCATCACCGGCATCTCGGGGTCCATACCGAAATGTGGTCGGATGGCCTGCTCCCGCTTCTTGACTCGGGAGTTGTGGACAACTCCCTGAAGGCCAGGCACCGCAGGAGAACCGTCGCCGGCTTCGTGATGGGAACCAAGGCGGTCTACGACTACATCGACGACAATCCGTCGGTGGTGCTACTCGACATCGGCTACGTCAACGACCCGGCCGTCATCGCACGCAACCCGAAGGTGACCGCGATCAACTCCGCCGTCGAGGTCGATCTATCGGGACAGGTCTGCGCGGACTCTGTGGGGTCCAACATCATCTCCGGCGTCGGCGGCCAGATGGACTTCATCCGCGGTGCGTCGCTGTCGGAGGGCGGCAAACCGATCATCGCCTTGCCGAGTAAGACCAAGAACGGCACAAGCCGTATCGTCTCTCGATTGAACCCGGGTGCCGGGGTCGTTACCACCCGCGCTCACGTTCATTTCGTGGTCACCGAGTACGGTGTCGCCGACCTCTACGGTAAGACTCTCGATGAACGAGCCCGGTCGCTGACGGCAATCGCCGCTCCCGAACACCGAGAAGACCTCGAGCGCGCCGGGCACGCCCACTGGACCTAG
- a CDS encoding ABC-F family ATP-binding cassette domain-containing protein, with the protein MSHSIKPILLGCTDLSKAFGRDPLFEGLSFSIHEGDHIGLIGPNGAGKSTLLRILAGCETADNGSSVPRKNLRVGYMPQHPEFPPGLSAETIVGEALVDSGLEEHDRNQRVAVALSRTGFNDPEVDPETLSGGWRARLALARAIVCEPDLVLLDEPTNHLDIESIIWLESFLKSQKAAFIVVSHDRYFLQNIARRMLDIDRVYPDGLLSVEGTYADMLETRDTLLSQQASYRESLSNRVRREVAWLRRGAKARTSKSKSRIDAAHRSIEELEQGRRRSAVTTIGVDLASTGRKTKRLWSARDVAKSYGQTPVIRDLDLLLTPGTRLGVIGANGSGKTTLLKMIVGELEPDSGTIETADKLRVVYFDQDRRSLDTTLTLKRALAPEGDSVIYRDGLVHIVTWAKRFGFSRDQLDTQVDKLSGGERARIHLARLMLRPADLLVLDEPTNDLDIATLEVLEESLLEFQGALVLVIHDRHVIDRVATEILALDGSGVVQRFADYWQWEESRRSAGSKRSEKRTRKENTSPKPRARKLSYLEQREYEGMEERILAAETALAEARSATEDPTVASDASQLQERLTALENAQAEVDGLYARWAELEP; encoded by the coding sequence ATGTCGCACTCGATCAAACCGATCCTCCTGGGCTGTACGGACCTATCCAAGGCCTTCGGGCGGGATCCCCTCTTCGAAGGGTTGTCGTTCTCGATCCACGAGGGCGATCACATCGGACTCATCGGGCCCAATGGCGCGGGCAAGTCCACGCTGTTGCGTATTCTCGCCGGCTGCGAAACGGCCGACAATGGATCTTCCGTACCGCGCAAGAACCTACGGGTCGGCTACATGCCCCAACACCCCGAGTTCCCTCCGGGCCTGTCGGCCGAAACGATCGTCGGCGAGGCACTGGTGGACTCCGGACTCGAGGAGCACGACCGAAACCAGCGGGTCGCCGTCGCACTCAGTCGTACGGGATTCAACGATCCCGAAGTCGACCCCGAGACACTGTCCGGTGGCTGGCGTGCGCGGCTCGCGCTGGCGCGCGCCATCGTGTGTGAGCCGGATCTAGTACTGCTGGACGAGCCCACCAACCACCTGGACATCGAATCGATCATCTGGCTCGAATCGTTTCTGAAGAGCCAGAAGGCCGCGTTCATCGTTGTCAGCCATGATCGGTACTTCCTGCAGAACATCGCGCGACGGATGCTCGACATCGATCGTGTCTATCCCGATGGCTTGCTGAGCGTCGAAGGAACGTATGCCGACATGCTTGAGACCCGCGATACGCTGCTCTCTCAACAGGCCAGTTATCGGGAGTCCCTGAGCAACCGGGTCCGTCGCGAGGTCGCCTGGCTGCGGCGAGGCGCCAAGGCCCGCACCTCGAAGTCCAAGTCTCGCATCGACGCCGCGCACCGCAGCATCGAGGAACTAGAGCAAGGCCGGCGACGTTCGGCCGTCACCACGATCGGCGTCGACCTGGCCTCGACAGGCAGAAAGACCAAGCGTCTGTGGTCCGCCAGGGATGTGGCGAAGTCGTACGGTCAGACGCCGGTCATCCGCGACCTGGATCTGCTGCTGACACCCGGAACACGTCTCGGGGTGATCGGCGCTAACGGGTCGGGCAAGACGACGCTCCTCAAGATGATCGTCGGTGAGCTGGAACCGGACTCGGGCACGATCGAAACGGCCGACAAACTACGAGTCGTCTACTTCGATCAGGACCGTCGCAGTCTCGACACGACACTGACCCTCAAACGCGCCCTCGCTCCCGAGGGGGACAGCGTCATCTATCGCGACGGCCTGGTCCACATCGTGACCTGGGCCAAACGGTTCGGTTTCTCCCGAGATCAGCTGGATACGCAGGTCGACAAGCTCTCCGGCGGTGAACGCGCGAGGATCCACCTGGCGCGTCTGATGCTGAGACCCGCCGACCTGCTTGTCCTGGACGAACCGACGAACGACCTGGACATCGCGACGCTGGAGGTGCTCGAGGAGTCGTTGCTGGAATTCCAGGGTGCGCTGGTTCTTGTGATCCACGACCGGCATGTGATCGATCGTGTGGCCACCGAGATCCTGGCACTGGACGGGAGCGGTGTGGTCCAGCGGTTCGCCGACTACTGGCAATGGGAAGAATCGCGACGAAGCGCCGGCTCGAAGCGGTCCGAGAAGCGAACGCGTAAAGAGAACACGTCGCCGAAACCGCGTGCGCGCAAGCTGTCCTACCTCGAGCAACGCGAGTACGAGGGCATGGAGGAGAGGATCCTGGCCGCCGAAACCGCTCTCGCCGAAGCGCGATCGGCTACGGAAGATCCGACCGTGGCGTCCGACGCCTCACAGCTACAGGAGCGGTTGACCGCCCTCGAGAACGCGCAGGCCGAGGTGGATGGCCTCTACGCACGGTGGGCGGAACTGGAACCCTAG
- a CDS encoding histidine phosphatase family protein — protein MKTLLIMRHAKSSWKDPTLEDHERPLNRRGQRDAPRMGRLIKKKGLVPELVLSSTAVRARTTARLVAEACGYEGPVTRLDDLYLSDARAILEILQQLPDESSRVMLVGHNPDLEDLVLELSGEDETIVTAALAVLQLPVTSWAELRAGLTGKLVELFRPKELPPG, from the coding sequence GTGAAGACCCTACTCATCATGCGTCACGCCAAGTCGAGCTGGAAGGACCCGACGCTAGAGGACCACGAGCGACCGCTGAATCGCCGCGGACAGCGCGATGCGCCGCGGATGGGTCGGCTGATCAAGAAGAAGGGCCTCGTGCCCGAGCTCGTCCTGAGCTCTACCGCGGTGCGAGCCCGGACAACGGCTCGACTGGTCGCAGAGGCCTGCGGCTACGAGGGACCCGTGACACGGCTCGACGATCTCTATCTCTCCGACGCCCGGGCGATTCTGGAGATCCTGCAACAGCTTCCGGACGAATCGTCCAGGGTCATGCTGGTTGGACACAATCCGGATCTCGAGGACCTCGTTCTGGAGCTGAGCGGCGAGGATGAGACGATCGTCACGGCTGCTTTGGCGGTGCTTCAGCTTCCCGTGACATCGTGGGCGGAACTCAGAGCAGGTCTGACCGGCAAGCTCGTCGAACTGTTCAGACCGAAGGAGCTTCCGCCGGGCTAG
- a CDS encoding outer membrane lipoprotein-sorting protein — MMRTPYNLTSSVLFRASRGLVLGAAFIALAIGPAFADTLDVDTIVARANAAAYYAGDDGRAEVRLTIVDAQGREQRRQFTILRRDVEQSGDQQFLVVFSQPSDLRNTVFLVTKHAGADDDRWLYLPGLDLVKRISAGDKRTSFVGSHVLYEDVSGRGVDEDRHELVETTADAYVLRHTPTNPSAVEFATYTTWIDRSSFLPTKIEYTDRKGEVYRRISSQEVREIQGHPTVVKSLVEDLAGGGSTRMEFRYITYDTGVPENIFGERSLRQPPARWMKRPTNGR, encoded by the coding sequence ATGATGCGCACTCCTTACAACCTCACGTCGTCCGTTCTTTTCCGAGCATCCCGCGGGCTCGTTCTCGGCGCCGCTTTCATCGCGCTGGCCATCGGGCCGGCGTTCGCCGATACGCTTGACGTGGATACGATCGTCGCCAGGGCCAATGCGGCGGCCTACTACGCGGGTGACGACGGCCGAGCCGAGGTGCGGCTGACCATCGTCGATGCCCAGGGCCGAGAGCAACGCCGACAGTTCACCATCCTGCGTCGGGACGTCGAGCAGTCCGGCGATCAGCAATTTCTCGTCGTCTTCTCCCAGCCATCGGACCTGCGGAACACTGTCTTCCTGGTGACCAAGCACGCCGGCGCCGACGATGACCGCTGGCTCTACTTGCCGGGACTCGACCTGGTCAAGCGCATCTCCGCGGGCGACAAGCGCACCAGCTTCGTCGGATCTCACGTCCTGTACGAGGATGTCTCGGGGCGCGGTGTCGACGAGGATCGTCACGAACTGGTCGAGACGACCGCGGACGCGTATGTGCTTCGTCATACGCCGACCAACCCCTCGGCCGTCGAGTTCGCGACGTATACGACGTGGATCGATCGCTCCAGCTTCCTGCCGACGAAGATCGAGTACACGGACCGCAAGGGCGAGGTCTACCGACGCATCTCCTCCCAGGAGGTTCGTGAGATTCAGGGCCATCCCACCGTCGTCAAGAGCCTGGTCGAGGACCTGGCGGGCGGTGGTTCGACGCGCATGGAGTTTCGCTACATCACCTACGACACGGGAGTTCCGGAGAACATCTTCGGCGAGCGCTCGCTGCGGCAACCCCCGGCACGCTGGATGAAACGGCCGACGAACGGACGATGA
- a CDS encoding MMPL family transporter, translating to MHDRIIRFSAQYPWIVFAALLVFTVGLGSLIPNILIDTDPENMLSSDQADRVFHNQVEATFSQHDVIVVGVVNETDDEGIYNPRTLTSLHELSRRIEEIDGVITVDLLSLPTADNIRQGSQGELVFEWMLPTPPDDAARALEVRSSVERLPMMINTLVSGDGKAAAVYVPIEDKSIAYRVSQEIHEITDRLDSADAFHITGLPVAEVTFGHDMFLQMGISAPLAGLMIMILMWLFFRNLRIVVAAMVVAMITVIATMGLLIGFGFTVHIMSSMIPIFLMPIAVVDSVHILSEFADAYRPGVRPRSLIREVTAHLFRPMLLTSLTSAVGFASLMLTPIPPVRIFGAFVSIGILIAFVVTIVFLPAYVGRMSPAALASLGRRSVAQADGGLVGTGVRRLGAFAFRRGPAIVMTALFLIAVSVAGLVQIQINDNPLRWFKANHEIRVADRVLNEHFAGTYDAFLVLEQSDDARSAFIEQAEVLVKAAGLAGIDVDAIDALVSGSALTDAELFSAVTAAADDVLFDSELADLSLIEELMALAERYEREAKYFLRPEALQIIERLQEFVSATPQVGKVNALTDVVKVLNRELRTGDDSDYRLPDSATAAAQLLIQFQSSHRPQDLWHLTTPDYKKTALWLQLRSGDNQEMTRVIENVDRYFDDNPLPAGVTARWAGKTYINVVWQQAMVSGMLKSLLGAFVFVFFMMLLLFRSVRLALLAMVPLSVTIVAIYGLIGWVGKDYDMPIAVLSSLTLGLSVDFAIHFLERFRSLLASRGSFAEAAREIFEEPGRAIARNAFVIALGFTPLFLAPLVPYVTVGAFMTSVMAISGLSTLVLLPAVIRTLGRRALPGPVATHSPAGGS from the coding sequence ATGCACGACCGGATCATCCGTTTCTCAGCCCAATACCCCTGGATCGTCTTTGCGGCCCTGTTGGTGTTCACCGTCGGGTTGGGGTCGCTGATACCCAACATCCTCATCGATACCGACCCCGAGAACATGCTGTCTTCCGACCAGGCAGACCGGGTCTTCCACAATCAGGTCGAAGCGACCTTCTCCCAGCACGACGTCATCGTCGTCGGCGTCGTCAACGAGACCGATGACGAGGGCATCTACAACCCCCGCACCCTTACGTCACTCCATGAGCTCAGCCGTCGCATCGAGGAGATCGACGGCGTGATCACCGTCGACCTTCTCTCGCTACCCACCGCCGACAACATCCGACAGGGCTCTCAGGGTGAGTTGGTCTTCGAGTGGATGCTACCGACGCCACCGGACGACGCCGCACGAGCCCTCGAGGTCCGCTCATCGGTCGAGCGTCTACCGATGATGATCAACACACTCGTGTCGGGCGATGGAAAGGCCGCTGCGGTCTACGTGCCGATCGAGGACAAGTCGATCGCCTACCGGGTCTCGCAGGAGATCCACGAGATCACGGACAGACTGGATTCCGCCGACGCCTTTCACATCACCGGGTTGCCGGTGGCCGAGGTGACGTTCGGGCACGACATGTTCCTGCAGATGGGGATCTCGGCACCGCTGGCCGGCCTGATGATCATGATCTTGATGTGGCTGTTCTTCCGCAACCTGCGCATCGTCGTGGCAGCGATGGTCGTCGCCATGATCACGGTGATCGCGACGATGGGCTTGCTGATCGGCTTCGGTTTCACCGTACACATCATGAGTTCGATGATTCCGATCTTCCTGATGCCCATCGCCGTCGTCGACTCGGTACACATCCTCTCGGAATTCGCCGACGCCTACCGGCCCGGGGTCCGGCCCCGGTCGTTGATCCGCGAAGTCACGGCCCACCTCTTCCGCCCGATGCTGCTGACCTCGCTGACCTCCGCAGTGGGATTCGCCTCGCTGATGCTGACGCCGATCCCGCCCGTACGCATTTTTGGTGCGTTCGTTTCGATCGGGATCCTGATCGCGTTCGTCGTCACGATCGTCTTCCTGCCGGCCTATGTCGGACGGATGAGCCCGGCCGCTCTTGCATCGCTGGGTCGCCGGTCCGTCGCGCAGGCCGACGGCGGGCTCGTCGGCACCGGCGTCCGTCGGCTGGGCGCCTTCGCCTTTCGCCGTGGACCCGCGATCGTCATGACGGCGCTGTTCCTCATCGCCGTCAGCGTTGCGGGCCTGGTGCAGATTCAGATCAACGACAACCCGCTCCGCTGGTTCAAGGCGAACCACGAGATTCGCGTCGCCGACCGGGTCCTCAACGAGCACTTCGCCGGCACCTACGACGCGTTCCTGGTACTCGAACAGTCGGACGACGCGCGAAGCGCGTTCATCGAACAGGCCGAGGTCCTGGTCAAGGCCGCAGGCCTGGCGGGGATCGATGTCGACGCCATCGACGCTCTCGTCTCGGGGTCGGCGTTGACGGACGCCGAGCTGTTCTCCGCCGTCACCGCCGCGGCCGACGACGTGTTGTTCGACAGCGAGCTTGCCGACCTGTCGCTCATCGAAGAACTGATGGCCCTCGCCGAACGGTACGAACGCGAGGCGAAATACTTTCTGCGTCCCGAGGCGCTCCAGATCATCGAACGATTGCAGGAGTTCGTTTCCGCTACACCCCAGGTGGGCAAGGTCAACGCGTTGACCGATGTCGTCAAGGTGCTCAACCGTGAGCTGCGTACCGGCGACGATAGCGACTACCGCTTGCCCGACAGTGCGACCGCCGCCGCACAGCTTCTGATCCAGTTCCAATCTTCCCATCGCCCTCAGGATCTGTGGCACCTGACCACCCCCGACTACAAGAAGACGGCGCTGTGGTTGCAGCTTCGCAGCGGCGACAATCAGGAGATGACGCGAGTCATCGAGAACGTCGACCGGTATTTCGACGACAACCCGTTGCCTGCGGGCGTCACCGCGCGCTGGGCCGGCAAGACCTACATCAACGTCGTCTGGCAGCAGGCGATGGTCAGCGGGATGCTGAAGAGTCTGCTCGGTGCGTTCGTCTTCGTCTTCTTCATGATGCTGCTGCTGTTCCGTTCGGTGCGTCTGGCGCTGCTGGCCATGGTCCCGCTGTCGGTGACGATCGTCGCGATCTACGGGCTGATCGGCTGGGTCGGCAAGGACTACGACATGCCGATCGCCGTGCTGTCGTCGTTGACGCTGGGTCTGTCGGTCGACTTCGCGATCCACTTCCTCGAGCGGTTCCGCAGTCTGCTCGCTTCCCGGGGTAGTTTCGCCGAGGCGGCGCGGGAGATCTTCGAGGAGCCTGGACGGGCCATCGCACGCAACGCGTTCGTGATCGCTCTCGGCTTCACGCCGCTGTTTCTTGCACCGCTGGTCCCCTACGTCACCGTGGGGGCGTTCATGACGTCGGTGATGGCGATCTCGGGACTTTCAACCCTGGTGTTGCTACCTGCGGTGATCCGCACCCTCGGCCGCCGGGCGCTCCCGGGCCCGGTCGCCACCCATTCCCCCGCTGGAGGATCCTGA
- a CDS encoding metalloregulator ArsR/SmtB family transcription factor, whose protein sequence is MTEKSPLSGPQLEALRPRALEAARWMKALANPNRLMILCTLLGGELSVSELNQRVELTQSALSQHLSVLRRDGLVATRREAQTIYYSLADESVSRVIEILHNRFCGAG, encoded by the coding sequence ATGACCGAGAAATCCCCTCTAAGTGGCCCCCAACTCGAGGCGCTGCGCCCACGGGCCCTCGAAGCGGCCCGCTGGATGAAGGCCCTGGCCAACCCGAATCGGCTGATGATCCTCTGCACCTTGCTGGGAGGGGAGCTGTCGGTCAGTGAGCTGAACCAACGAGTCGAACTGACCCAGTCGGCCCTGTCGCAGCACCTCTCGGTGCTTCGCCGCGATGGGCTGGTGGCGACCCGTCGCGAGGCCCAGACGATCTACTACTCCCTGGCCGACGAGAGCGTGTCACGGGTCATCGAGATCCTGCACAACCGCTTCTGTGGTGCCGGGTAG
- a CDS encoding S9 family peptidase — protein MNPAKRTQASGAMFFLLLAVGVSMAAAAETTTLKVADYLDFEQVADPQISPDGKQIVYTRRWVDQKADRWASALWVMDADGSRHRALVEGSNARWSPSGDRILFIAGGDNDKPQLFVRWMDDEGAVSQVTRIDLSPSSPTWSPDGKQIAFVAIVPAKDNWEIEMPEAPEGAVWSEPPRILDRLHYRQDRVGFTDPGFSHLFVVPAESGTARQLTDGEWNVGAQFDGLYQGAGLSWMPDSKTLVFDGLKEEDVDFAYRRADIFSIDTTNKQMRQLTSEDGYWTGPVVSNDGRRIAYTGYARSNITYEMPRIHMMASDGGDARLVTAGFDRPPTSLIWAANDRGVYFTAQDEGYINVFYSDPKGAVRAVTTGKHSIGLQSTNRATSVGVGVKSSYFEPGDVYALALDADGATTRLTSINSDLLGDITLGTHEEIWYEASDGNRAHGWIVRPPNFDAEKEYPLIMEIHGGPFAMYVGRFNFQYQVYAANDFVVLYTNPRGSTGYGEAFSQAIDHAYPSVDYLDLMGGVDAVIGQGNIDEKRMYVGGCSGGGVLSSWVIGHTDRFAAAAVRCPVTNWLSMAGTTDIPSFTHSFFQKPFWEDPSDWLRHSSIMYADKVKTPTAIMTGEQDLRTPMAQSEEYYAALKMLGVPAKLLRFNDQYHGTGTKPSNYMRTMLYMMSWYNLYTLDGEVGSEEKP, from the coding sequence ATGAATCCAGCCAAGCGCACTCAGGCCTCTGGGGCGATGTTTTTTCTTCTGCTGGCAGTCGGCGTCTCGATGGCCGCCGCCGCGGAGACAACAACTCTGAAAGTCGCGGACTACCTCGACTTCGAACAGGTCGCCGATCCGCAGATTTCCCCCGATGGTAAACAGATCGTCTACACGCGGCGTTGGGTCGACCAGAAAGCGGACAGGTGGGCCTCTGCGTTGTGGGTCATGGACGCGGACGGCTCCCGCCATCGCGCACTCGTCGAGGGATCCAACGCACGCTGGTCGCCCAGTGGCGATCGGATCCTGTTTATTGCCGGTGGCGACAACGACAAGCCTCAACTCTTTGTCCGCTGGATGGATGACGAGGGTGCCGTCTCGCAGGTGACGCGCATCGATCTCTCACCATCCTCCCCTACCTGGTCCCCGGACGGCAAACAGATCGCGTTTGTCGCCATCGTACCGGCGAAGGACAACTGGGAGATCGAAATGCCCGAGGCTCCGGAAGGCGCGGTGTGGAGCGAACCGCCACGGATCCTCGACCGGCTGCATTACCGGCAGGATCGGGTCGGGTTCACGGATCCCGGGTTCTCACATCTCTTCGTTGTCCCGGCCGAGTCGGGCACCGCGCGGCAACTCACCGACGGCGAATGGAACGTCGGGGCCCAGTTTGACGGGCTCTACCAGGGTGCCGGCCTGAGCTGGATGCCGGACAGCAAGACACTCGTCTTCGATGGATTGAAGGAAGAAGACGTCGACTTCGCCTACCGACGCGCCGACATCTTCTCGATCGATACCACCAACAAACAGATGCGACAGTTGACCTCGGAAGACGGCTACTGGACGGGACCCGTCGTCTCGAACGACGGCCGTCGGATCGCGTACACGGGCTACGCCCGGTCGAACATCACCTACGAGATGCCACGCATCCACATGATGGCAAGCGACGGCGGCGACGCCCGGCTGGTCACGGCTGGCTTCGATCGTCCGCCAACGTCGCTGATCTGGGCCGCCAACGATCGAGGCGTCTATTTCACCGCTCAGGACGAGGGTTACATCAACGTCTTCTATTCCGACCCGAAGGGAGCTGTTCGGGCTGTCACCACCGGCAAACACTCGATCGGGCTGCAATCGACCAACCGCGCCACCAGCGTCGGGGTCGGTGTCAAGAGCTCGTATTTCGAGCCTGGTGACGTGTACGCGCTTGCGCTGGACGCGGACGGCGCGACCACCCGACTGACCTCGATCAACAGCGACCTGTTGGGTGACATCACGCTCGGGACCCACGAGGAGATCTGGTACGAGGCTTCGGACGGCAACCGCGCCCACGGTTGGATCGTTAGACCGCCGAATTTCGACGCTGAAAAAGAGTACCCGCTGATCATGGAAATCCACGGTGGCCCGTTCGCCATGTACGTGGGCCGATTCAACTTCCAGTATCAGGTCTACGCCGCGAACGACTTCGTCGTGCTGTACACCAACCCGCGTGGCAGCACGGGCTACGGCGAAGCCTTCTCCCAGGCGATCGATCATGCCTATCCAAGTGTGGACTACCTCGACCTGATGGGTGGCGTCGATGCCGTCATCGGCCAGGGGAACATCGACGAGAAGCGGATGTACGTGGGGGGCTGTAGCGGCGGCGGCGTGCTCTCGAGCTGGGTCATCGGCCACACCGATCGTTTTGCGGCGGCGGCCGTGCGGTGCCCGGTCACCAACTGGCTCAGCATGGCCGGCACCACGGATATCCCCAGCTTCACCCATTCTTTCTTTCAGAAGCCGTTCTGGGAGGACCCGTCGGACTGGTTACGTCACTCCTCGATCATGTATGCCGACAAGGTCAAGACCCCCACGGCGATCATGACCGGCGAGCAGGACCTGCGTACACCGATGGCGCAATCGGAGGAGTACTACGCAGCGCTGAAGATGCTGGGGGTACCGGCGAAGCTGCTGCGCTTCAATGATCAGTACCACGGCACCGGCACCAAACCGTCCAACTACATGCGAACCATGCTGTACATGATGAGCTGGTACAACCTTTACACGCTGGATGGAGAGGTGGGGTCAGAGGAGAAGCCGTAG